From a single Accipiter gentilis chromosome 10, bAccGen1.1, whole genome shotgun sequence genomic region:
- the MYEF2 gene encoding myelin expression factor 2, with amino-acid sequence MAENDKPEAAAAAPQRGAEEAAAAVASQPPAQQQQPQQQQPPPQQQPPQQPPRDEEAAAAATAAATESGGGSANGVKMDNDETAKDEKALVKEKYVAKPKAIPSLGNKNRFHPYSKDKNAGTGEKKAINRNRVFISNIPYDMKWQAIKDLMREKVGEVTYVELFKDAEGKSRGCGVVEFKDEEFVKKALETMNKYDLSGRPLNIKEDPEGEHARRALQRVGGQFPGGHGPDVAPGIMNLPPSILNNPNIPPEVISNLQAGRLGSTIFVANLDFKVGWKKLKEVFSIAGTVKRADIKEDKDGKSRGMGTVTFEQAIEAVQAISMFNGQFLFDRPMHVKMDDKSIPHEDFRVADSKTSQLPRGLGGIGMGLGPGGQPISATQLSMGGGMGSMGPGGMGIDGPGFGGMNRMGGGLPGFRGMEGMPNMGGFGVSRMGEMFRGGMGGNMDRDFGRGDMALNRGFGDSFGRMGGAMIGVFAGGMGAPSMGPVRSGMSGGMGGMNSMAGGMGMGMDRMSSGFDRMGPAMGGGLDRNIDIDRGFVPGPMGSGMRERLGSKGNQIFVRNLPFDLTWQKLKEKFSQCGHVMFAEIKMENGKSKGCGTVRFDSPESAEKACRIMNGIKISGREIDVRLDRNA; translated from the exons ATGGCGGAGAACGACAAGCCGGAGGCTGCGGCCGCCGCGCCGCAGCGCGGAGCCgaggaggccgccgccgccgtcgccagCCAGCCGCCGGCACAGCAACAGCAACCGCAGCAGCAACAGCCGCCGCCGCAACAGCAGCCGCCACAACAGCCTCCGCGGgacgaggaggcggcggcggcggcgacagCGGCAGCAACCGAGAGCGGCGGGGGCAGCGCTAATGGCGTCAAAAT GGATAATGATGAGACAGCAAAAGATGAGAAAGCACTTGTGAAAGAGAAGTACGTTGCAAAACCGAAGGCAATCCCTTCTCTTGGAAACAAGAATAGATTCCACCCCTATTCAAAGGACAAGAATGCAGGCACTGGAGAGAAGAAGGCTATTAATCGTAATAGAGTTTTTATTAGCAACATCCCGTATGACATGAAGTGGCAAGCTATTAAAGATCTTATGAGAGAGAAAG TTGGTGAGGTTACATACGTGGAGCTGTTTAAGGATGCTGAAGGAAAATCAAGG GGTTGTGG TGTCGTTGAATTCAAAGATGAAGAATTTGTTAAGAAAGCATTAGAGACTATGAACAAATATGATCTTAGTGGAAGACCCCTGAATATTAAAGAG GACCCTGAAGGTGAACATGCTCGTAGGGCATTGCAGCGTGTAGGAGGACAGTTTccaggaggacatggacctgatGTGGCACCTGGAATAATGAACTTACCACCTTCTATTCTCAATAATCCAAACATTCCTCCTGAGGTTATCAGTAacttgcaggcaggcaggcttggGTCCACTATTTTTGTTGCTAAT CTTGACTTTAAAGTTGGCTGGAAGAAACTGAAGGAGGTATTCAGCATTGCTGGAACCGTAAAGCGTGCAGACATCAAAGAAGATAAAGATGGCAAGAGTCGAGGAATGGGAACAGTTACCTTTGAACAAGCAATTGAAGCTGTTCAAGCAATAT CTATGTTCAATGGACAATTCCTGTTTGATAGGCCCATGCATGTAAAAATG GATGACAAATCAATTCCTCATGAAGATTTCCGTGTTGCAGACAGCAAAACCTCACAATTACCTC gtGGTCTTGGTGGCATTGGTATGGGACTTGGACCAGGTGGACAGCCCATCAGTGCAACACAATTGAGCATGGGTGGTGGAATGGGGAGCATGGGTCCAGGAG GTATGGGAATAGACGGTCCAGGATTTGGCGGAATGAATAGAATGGGAGGCG GACTTCCTGGATTTCGTGGAATGGAAGGAATGCCTAACATGGGAGGATTTGGAGTCAGCCGAATGGGAG AAATGTTCCGTGGTGGAATGGGAGGAAACATGGACAGAGATTTTGGTCGGGGTGACATGGCATTGAACCGTGGTTTTGGAGATTCTTTTGGAAGGATGG gtgGTGCAATGATTGGTGTTTTTGCAGGAGGAATGGGAGCGCCTAGCATGGGCCCAGTAAGATCTGGAATGA gTGGTGGAATGGGTGGTATGAACAGTATGGCTGGAGGAATGGGAATGGGGATGGATCGGATGAGTTCTGGTTTTGATCGAATGGGACCAGCTATGGGTGGAGGCCTGGACAGGAACATCGATATCGATCGAGGATTTGTGCCTGGCCCAATGGGAAGTGGCATGAGAGAGAGATTAGGCTCTAAAGGCAACCAGATATTTGTGAGAAAT CTTCCTTTTGACTTGACCTGGCAGAAGCTAAAGGAGAAATTCAGTCAATGTG GTCATGTAAtgtttgcagaaataaaaatggagaatgGAAAATCAAAGGGCTGTGGAACAGTCAGATTTGACTCACCAGAATCTGCTGAAAAGGCCTGTAGGATAATGAACGGCATAAAAATCAGTGGCAGAGAAATTGATGTACGCTTGGATCGCAATGCATAA